The Mytilus galloprovincialis chromosome 2, xbMytGall1.hap1.1, whole genome shotgun sequence genome has a window encoding:
- the LOC143065381 gene encoding polypeptide N-acetylgalactosaminyltransferase 13-like isoform X6, whose translation MMISNRKLQYCKIILATSLVWFLIDVILLMYYTDCAAMGNSSDCNNKDNTKQHKKEEKGFFEKILPKKPEIKSFEARSIWISPLPEKKQHILRRNPTGPGEMGKAVVIPQDKQAESKEKFKINQFNLLASDMMSLNRSLPDYRMDGCKRKSYPTGLPKTSVVIVFHNEAWSTLLRTVHSIINRSPIEYLEEIILVDDASERDNTKAHMEHLGQQLDDYVAKLPVRTYVIRSESRTGLIRARLKGAAASKGKVITFLDAHCECTEGWLEPLLSEIHKDRTAVVCPIIDVISDDTFEYIPGSDMTWGGFNWKLNFRWYPVPQRELDRRGGERSNPTRTPTMAGGLFSIDRDYFYEIGSYDEGMDIWGGENLEMSFRVWMCGGKVYIVTCSRVGHVFRKTSPYSWPGGVARIINHNTQRIVEVWMDEYKDFFYKINPGVRSTSYGDVKERQSMRKRLQCKSFRWYLENVYPESQLPLDYFALGEIRNKATNKCIDSMGRKSGEKTGLVHCHSQGGNQTLEVKHVNSKQCLGGKQNDNEPTVGTCDGSQSQKWIIKDMKW comes from the exons ATGATGATCAGTAACAGAAAACTACAGTATTGTAAAATCATCTTGGCCACATCACTGGTGTGGTTCCTGATAGATGTCATTCTACTCATGTATTACACTGACTGTGCTGCAATGGGAAACTCTAGTGATTGTAATAATAAAGACAatacaaaacaacacaaaaaagaagaaaaaggattttttgaaaaaattctgCCTAAAA AACCAGAAATTAAATCTTTTGAAGCAAGAAGCATTTGGATTTCTCCTTTACCGGAGAAAAAACAAC ATATATTGAGGCGGAACCCAACAGGACCAGGAGAGATGGGTAAAGCTGTGGTTATACCTCAAGATAAGCAGGCAGAATCAAAAGAGAAGTTTAAGATTAATCAGTTTAATTTACTTGCCAGTGACATGATGTCATTAAATAGAAGTTTGCCTGATTATAGAATGGATGG ttGTAAAAGAAAGTCCTATCCTACAGGTTTACCGAAAACAAGTGTAGTAATAGTTTTCCACAATGAGGCTTGGTCAACGTTACTACGTACTGTACACAGTATTATAAACAGATCTCCAATAGAATATTTAGAAGAAATAATACTGGTGGATGATGCCAGTGAAAGAG ATAACACAAAGGCACATATGG AGCATTTAGGACAACAGTTAGATGACTATGTAGCAAAATTACCAGTAAGGACTTATGTTATAAGATCAGAATCAAGAACTGGTTTAATAAGAGCCAGATTGAAAG GTGCTGCAGCTTCTAAAGGGAAGGTCATTACTTTTCTGGATGCCCATTGTGAATGTACAGAGGGATGGCTTGAACCACTGCTATCAGAAATACACAAAGATAG AACTGCAGTTGTATGTCCCATAATTGATGTGATCAGTGATGATACATTTGAATACATTCCTGGATCTGATATGACATGGGGAGGGTTTAATTGGAAATTAAATTTCCGCTGGTACCCAGTTCCTCAGAGAGAGTTAGACAGGAGAGGTGGAGAAAGGAGTAACCCAACAAG AACACCTACAATGGCAGGAGGACTATTTTCTATAGACAGAGACTACTTTTATGAGATAGGATCGTATGATGAAGGAATGGACATATGGGGAGGAGAGAATTTAGAAATGTCATTCAGG GTATGGATGTGTGGAGGAAAAGTATATATTGTTACCTGTTCAAGAGTGGGTCATGTCTTCCGTAAAACATCTCCATATTCATGGCCAGGGGGTGTGGCTAGAATTATCAATCACAACACACAGAGAATTGTAGAAGTTTGGATGGATGAATATAaagatttcttttataaaattaatccAG GTGTTAGAAGTACCAGCTATGGAGATGTGAAAGAAAGACAAAGTATGAGAAAGAGATTACAATGTAAAAGTTTTAGATGGTATCTAGAAAACGTTTACCCTGAGTCACAGTTACCATTAGATTATTTTGCACTGGGAGAG ataagaAATAAAGCAACTAATAAATGTATAGACAGCATGGGAAGAAAAAGTGGTGAAAAAACAGGACTTGTCCACTGTCATAGCCAAGGAGGAAATCAG
- the LOC143065381 gene encoding polypeptide N-acetylgalactosaminyltransferase 13-like isoform X2 — MMISNRKLQYCKIILATSLVWFLIDVILLMYYTDCAAMGNSSDCNNKDNTKQHKKEEKGFFEKILPKKPEIKSFEARSIWISPLPEKKQHILRRNPTGPGEMGKAVVIPQDKQAESKEKFKINQFNLLASDMMSLNRSLPDYRMDGCKRKSYPTGLPKTSVVIVFHNEAWSTLLRTVHSIINRSPIEYLEEIILVDDASERDNTKAHMEHLGQQLDDYVAKLPVRTYVIRSESRTGLIRARLKGAAASKGKVITFLDAHCECTEGWLEPLLSEIHKDRTAVVCPIIDVISDDTFEYIPGSDMTWGGFNWKLNFRWYPVPQRELDRRGGERSNPTRTPTMAGGLFSIDRDYFYEIGSYDEGMDIWGGENLEMSFRVWMCGGKVYIVTCSRVGHVFRKTSPYSWPGGVARIINHNTQRIVEVWMDEYKDFFYKINPGVRSTSYGDVKERQSMRKRLQCKSFRWYLENVYPESQLPLDYFALGEIRNKATNKCIDSMGRKSGEKTGLVHCHSQGGNQVFSYTQSKQLRTDDNMCVDVQYYSVMLVDCDTSHGQWQYIRQTLEVKHVNSKQCLGGKQNDNEPTVGTCDGSQSQKWIIKDMKW; from the exons ATGATGATCAGTAACAGAAAACTACAGTATTGTAAAATCATCTTGGCCACATCACTGGTGTGGTTCCTGATAGATGTCATTCTACTCATGTATTACACTGACTGTGCTGCAATGGGAAACTCTAGTGATTGTAATAATAAAGACAatacaaaacaacacaaaaaagaagaaaaaggattttttgaaaaaattctgCCTAAAA AACCAGAAATTAAATCTTTTGAAGCAAGAAGCATTTGGATTTCTCCTTTACCGGAGAAAAAACAAC ATATATTGAGGCGGAACCCAACAGGACCAGGAGAGATGGGTAAAGCTGTGGTTATACCTCAAGATAAGCAGGCAGAATCAAAAGAGAAGTTTAAGATTAATCAGTTTAATTTACTTGCCAGTGACATGATGTCATTAAATAGAAGTTTGCCTGATTATAGAATGGATGG ttGTAAAAGAAAGTCCTATCCTACAGGTTTACCGAAAACAAGTGTAGTAATAGTTTTCCACAATGAGGCTTGGTCAACGTTACTACGTACTGTACACAGTATTATAAACAGATCTCCAATAGAATATTTAGAAGAAATAATACTGGTGGATGATGCCAGTGAAAGAG ATAACACAAAGGCACATATGG AGCATTTAGGACAACAGTTAGATGACTATGTAGCAAAATTACCAGTAAGGACTTATGTTATAAGATCAGAATCAAGAACTGGTTTAATAAGAGCCAGATTGAAAG GTGCTGCAGCTTCTAAAGGGAAGGTCATTACTTTTCTGGATGCCCATTGTGAATGTACAGAGGGATGGCTTGAACCACTGCTATCAGAAATACACAAAGATAG AACTGCAGTTGTATGTCCCATAATTGATGTGATCAGTGATGATACATTTGAATACATTCCTGGATCTGATATGACATGGGGAGGGTTTAATTGGAAATTAAATTTCCGCTGGTACCCAGTTCCTCAGAGAGAGTTAGACAGGAGAGGTGGAGAAAGGAGTAACCCAACAAG AACACCTACAATGGCAGGAGGACTATTTTCTATAGACAGAGACTACTTTTATGAGATAGGATCGTATGATGAAGGAATGGACATATGGGGAGGAGAGAATTTAGAAATGTCATTCAGG GTATGGATGTGTGGAGGAAAAGTATATATTGTTACCTGTTCAAGAGTGGGTCATGTCTTCCGTAAAACATCTCCATATTCATGGCCAGGGGGTGTGGCTAGAATTATCAATCACAACACACAGAGAATTGTAGAAGTTTGGATGGATGAATATAaagatttcttttataaaattaatccAG GTGTTAGAAGTACCAGCTATGGAGATGTGAAAGAAAGACAAAGTATGAGAAAGAGATTACAATGTAAAAGTTTTAGATGGTATCTAGAAAACGTTTACCCTGAGTCACAGTTACCATTAGATTATTTTGCACTGGGAGAG ataagaAATAAAGCAACTAATAAATGTATAGACAGCATGGGAAGAAAAAGTGGTGAAAAAACAGGACTTGTCCACTGTCATAGCCAAGGAGGAAATCAG GTTTTCAGCTACACCCAGAGTAAACAGCTACGAACAGATGATAACATGTGTGTTGATGTGCAATACTATTCTGTAATGTTGGTAGACTGTGATACCAGTCATGGACAATGGCAATATATAAGACAG
- the LOC143065381 gene encoding polypeptide N-acetylgalactosaminyltransferase 13-like isoform X1: protein MMISNRKLQYCKIILATSLVWFLIDVILLMYYTDCAAMGNSSDCNNKDNTKQHKKEEKGFFEKILPKKPEIKSFEARSIWISPLPEKKQHILRRNPTGPGEMGKAVVIPQDKQAESKEKFKINQFNLLASDMMSLNRSLPDYRMDGCKRKSYPTGLPKTSVVIVFHNEAWSTLLRTVHSIINRSPIEYLEEIILVDDASERDNTKAHMEHLGQQLDDYVAKLPVRTYVIRSESRTGLIRARLKGAAASKGKVITFLDAHCECTEGWLEPLLSEIHKDRTAVVCPIIDVISDDTFEYIPGSDMTWGGFNWKLNFRWYPVPQRELDRRGGERSNPTRTPTMAGGLFSIDRDYFYEIGSYDEGMDIWGGENLEMSFRVWMCGGKVYIVTCSRVGHVFRKTSPYSWPGGVARIINHNTQRIVEVWMDEYKDFFYKINPGVRSTSYGDVKERQSMRKRLQCKSFRWYLENVYPESQLPLDYFALGEIRNKATNKCIDSMGRKSGEKTGLVHCHSQGGNQIFSYTKKKALQTDDVCLDVSAIGGPVKLFQCHGLGGNQKWEYDRQTLEVKHVNSKQCLGGKQNDNEPTVGTCDGSQSQKWIIKDMKW from the exons ATGATGATCAGTAACAGAAAACTACAGTATTGTAAAATCATCTTGGCCACATCACTGGTGTGGTTCCTGATAGATGTCATTCTACTCATGTATTACACTGACTGTGCTGCAATGGGAAACTCTAGTGATTGTAATAATAAAGACAatacaaaacaacacaaaaaagaagaaaaaggattttttgaaaaaattctgCCTAAAA AACCAGAAATTAAATCTTTTGAAGCAAGAAGCATTTGGATTTCTCCTTTACCGGAGAAAAAACAAC ATATATTGAGGCGGAACCCAACAGGACCAGGAGAGATGGGTAAAGCTGTGGTTATACCTCAAGATAAGCAGGCAGAATCAAAAGAGAAGTTTAAGATTAATCAGTTTAATTTACTTGCCAGTGACATGATGTCATTAAATAGAAGTTTGCCTGATTATAGAATGGATGG ttGTAAAAGAAAGTCCTATCCTACAGGTTTACCGAAAACAAGTGTAGTAATAGTTTTCCACAATGAGGCTTGGTCAACGTTACTACGTACTGTACACAGTATTATAAACAGATCTCCAATAGAATATTTAGAAGAAATAATACTGGTGGATGATGCCAGTGAAAGAG ATAACACAAAGGCACATATGG AGCATTTAGGACAACAGTTAGATGACTATGTAGCAAAATTACCAGTAAGGACTTATGTTATAAGATCAGAATCAAGAACTGGTTTAATAAGAGCCAGATTGAAAG GTGCTGCAGCTTCTAAAGGGAAGGTCATTACTTTTCTGGATGCCCATTGTGAATGTACAGAGGGATGGCTTGAACCACTGCTATCAGAAATACACAAAGATAG AACTGCAGTTGTATGTCCCATAATTGATGTGATCAGTGATGATACATTTGAATACATTCCTGGATCTGATATGACATGGGGAGGGTTTAATTGGAAATTAAATTTCCGCTGGTACCCAGTTCCTCAGAGAGAGTTAGACAGGAGAGGTGGAGAAAGGAGTAACCCAACAAG AACACCTACAATGGCAGGAGGACTATTTTCTATAGACAGAGACTACTTTTATGAGATAGGATCGTATGATGAAGGAATGGACATATGGGGAGGAGAGAATTTAGAAATGTCATTCAGG GTATGGATGTGTGGAGGAAAAGTATATATTGTTACCTGTTCAAGAGTGGGTCATGTCTTCCGTAAAACATCTCCATATTCATGGCCAGGGGGTGTGGCTAGAATTATCAATCACAACACACAGAGAATTGTAGAAGTTTGGATGGATGAATATAaagatttcttttataaaattaatccAG GTGTTAGAAGTACCAGCTATGGAGATGTGAAAGAAAGACAAAGTATGAGAAAGAGATTACAATGTAAAAGTTTTAGATGGTATCTAGAAAACGTTTACCCTGAGTCACAGTTACCATTAGATTATTTTGCACTGGGAGAG ataagaAATAAAGCAACTAATAAATGTATAGACAGCATGGGAAGAAAAAGTGGTGAAAAAACAGGACTTGTCCACTGTCATAGCCAAGGAGGAAATCAG ATTTTCTCTTATACTAAAAAGAAAGCTTTACAGACTGATGATGTTTGTTTGGATGTGTCAGCCATAGGCGGCCCCGTTAAATTATTTCAGTGTCACGGTTTAGGGGGTAATCAAAAATGGGAATATGATCGACAG
- the LOC143065381 gene encoding polypeptide N-acetylgalactosaminyltransferase 13-like isoform X4: MMISNRKLQYCKIILATSLVWFLIDVILLMYYTDCAAMGNSSDCNNKDNTKQHKKEEKGFFEKILPKNILRRNPTGPGEMGKAVVIPQDKQAESKEKFKINQFNLLASDMMSLNRSLPDYRMDGCKRKSYPTGLPKTSVVIVFHNEAWSTLLRTVHSIINRSPIEYLEEIILVDDASERDNTKAHMEHLGQQLDDYVAKLPVRTYVIRSESRTGLIRARLKGAAASKGKVITFLDAHCECTEGWLEPLLSEIHKDRTAVVCPIIDVISDDTFEYIPGSDMTWGGFNWKLNFRWYPVPQRELDRRGGERSNPTRTPTMAGGLFSIDRDYFYEIGSYDEGMDIWGGENLEMSFRVWMCGGKVYIVTCSRVGHVFRKTSPYSWPGGVARIINHNTQRIVEVWMDEYKDFFYKINPGVRSTSYGDVKERQSMRKRLQCKSFRWYLENVYPESQLPLDYFALGEIRNKATNKCIDSMGRKSGEKTGLVHCHSQGGNQIFSYTKKKALQTDDVCLDVSAIGGPVKLFQCHGLGGNQKWEYDRQTLEVKHVNSKQCLGGKQNDNEPTVGTCDGSQSQKWIIKDMKW; encoded by the exons ATGATGATCAGTAACAGAAAACTACAGTATTGTAAAATCATCTTGGCCACATCACTGGTGTGGTTCCTGATAGATGTCATTCTACTCATGTATTACACTGACTGTGCTGCAATGGGAAACTCTAGTGATTGTAATAATAAAGACAatacaaaacaacacaaaaaagaagaaaaaggattttttgaaaaaattctgCCTAAAA ATATATTGAGGCGGAACCCAACAGGACCAGGAGAGATGGGTAAAGCTGTGGTTATACCTCAAGATAAGCAGGCAGAATCAAAAGAGAAGTTTAAGATTAATCAGTTTAATTTACTTGCCAGTGACATGATGTCATTAAATAGAAGTTTGCCTGATTATAGAATGGATGG ttGTAAAAGAAAGTCCTATCCTACAGGTTTACCGAAAACAAGTGTAGTAATAGTTTTCCACAATGAGGCTTGGTCAACGTTACTACGTACTGTACACAGTATTATAAACAGATCTCCAATAGAATATTTAGAAGAAATAATACTGGTGGATGATGCCAGTGAAAGAG ATAACACAAAGGCACATATGG AGCATTTAGGACAACAGTTAGATGACTATGTAGCAAAATTACCAGTAAGGACTTATGTTATAAGATCAGAATCAAGAACTGGTTTAATAAGAGCCAGATTGAAAG GTGCTGCAGCTTCTAAAGGGAAGGTCATTACTTTTCTGGATGCCCATTGTGAATGTACAGAGGGATGGCTTGAACCACTGCTATCAGAAATACACAAAGATAG AACTGCAGTTGTATGTCCCATAATTGATGTGATCAGTGATGATACATTTGAATACATTCCTGGATCTGATATGACATGGGGAGGGTTTAATTGGAAATTAAATTTCCGCTGGTACCCAGTTCCTCAGAGAGAGTTAGACAGGAGAGGTGGAGAAAGGAGTAACCCAACAAG AACACCTACAATGGCAGGAGGACTATTTTCTATAGACAGAGACTACTTTTATGAGATAGGATCGTATGATGAAGGAATGGACATATGGGGAGGAGAGAATTTAGAAATGTCATTCAGG GTATGGATGTGTGGAGGAAAAGTATATATTGTTACCTGTTCAAGAGTGGGTCATGTCTTCCGTAAAACATCTCCATATTCATGGCCAGGGGGTGTGGCTAGAATTATCAATCACAACACACAGAGAATTGTAGAAGTTTGGATGGATGAATATAaagatttcttttataaaattaatccAG GTGTTAGAAGTACCAGCTATGGAGATGTGAAAGAAAGACAAAGTATGAGAAAGAGATTACAATGTAAAAGTTTTAGATGGTATCTAGAAAACGTTTACCCTGAGTCACAGTTACCATTAGATTATTTTGCACTGGGAGAG ataagaAATAAAGCAACTAATAAATGTATAGACAGCATGGGAAGAAAAAGTGGTGAAAAAACAGGACTTGTCCACTGTCATAGCCAAGGAGGAAATCAG ATTTTCTCTTATACTAAAAAGAAAGCTTTACAGACTGATGATGTTTGTTTGGATGTGTCAGCCATAGGCGGCCCCGTTAAATTATTTCAGTGTCACGGTTTAGGGGGTAATCAAAAATGGGAATATGATCGACAG
- the LOC143065381 gene encoding polypeptide N-acetylgalactosaminyltransferase 13-like isoform X5 produces the protein MMISNRKLQYCKIILATSLVWFLIDVILLMYYTDCAAMGNSSDCNNKDNTKQHKKEEKGFFEKILPKNILRRNPTGPGEMGKAVVIPQDKQAESKEKFKINQFNLLASDMMSLNRSLPDYRMDGCKRKSYPTGLPKTSVVIVFHNEAWSTLLRTVHSIINRSPIEYLEEIILVDDASEREHLGQQLDDYVAKLPVRTYVIRSESRTGLIRARLKGAAASKGKVITFLDAHCECTEGWLEPLLSEIHKDRTAVVCPIIDVISDDTFEYIPGSDMTWGGFNWKLNFRWYPVPQRELDRRGGERSNPTRTPTMAGGLFSIDRDYFYEIGSYDEGMDIWGGENLEMSFRVWMCGGKVYIVTCSRVGHVFRKTSPYSWPGGVARIINHNTQRIVEVWMDEYKDFFYKINPGVRSTSYGDVKERQSMRKRLQCKSFRWYLENVYPESQLPLDYFALGEIRNKATNKCIDSMGRKSGEKTGLVHCHSQGGNQIFSYTKKKALQTDDVCLDVSAIGGPVKLFQCHGLGGNQKWEYDRQTLEVKHVNSKQCLGGKQNDNEPTVGTCDGSQSQKWIIKDMKW, from the exons ATGATGATCAGTAACAGAAAACTACAGTATTGTAAAATCATCTTGGCCACATCACTGGTGTGGTTCCTGATAGATGTCATTCTACTCATGTATTACACTGACTGTGCTGCAATGGGAAACTCTAGTGATTGTAATAATAAAGACAatacaaaacaacacaaaaaagaagaaaaaggattttttgaaaaaattctgCCTAAAA ATATATTGAGGCGGAACCCAACAGGACCAGGAGAGATGGGTAAAGCTGTGGTTATACCTCAAGATAAGCAGGCAGAATCAAAAGAGAAGTTTAAGATTAATCAGTTTAATTTACTTGCCAGTGACATGATGTCATTAAATAGAAGTTTGCCTGATTATAGAATGGATGG ttGTAAAAGAAAGTCCTATCCTACAGGTTTACCGAAAACAAGTGTAGTAATAGTTTTCCACAATGAGGCTTGGTCAACGTTACTACGTACTGTACACAGTATTATAAACAGATCTCCAATAGAATATTTAGAAGAAATAATACTGGTGGATGATGCCAGTGAAAGAG AGCATTTAGGACAACAGTTAGATGACTATGTAGCAAAATTACCAGTAAGGACTTATGTTATAAGATCAGAATCAAGAACTGGTTTAATAAGAGCCAGATTGAAAG GTGCTGCAGCTTCTAAAGGGAAGGTCATTACTTTTCTGGATGCCCATTGTGAATGTACAGAGGGATGGCTTGAACCACTGCTATCAGAAATACACAAAGATAG AACTGCAGTTGTATGTCCCATAATTGATGTGATCAGTGATGATACATTTGAATACATTCCTGGATCTGATATGACATGGGGAGGGTTTAATTGGAAATTAAATTTCCGCTGGTACCCAGTTCCTCAGAGAGAGTTAGACAGGAGAGGTGGAGAAAGGAGTAACCCAACAAG AACACCTACAATGGCAGGAGGACTATTTTCTATAGACAGAGACTACTTTTATGAGATAGGATCGTATGATGAAGGAATGGACATATGGGGAGGAGAGAATTTAGAAATGTCATTCAGG GTATGGATGTGTGGAGGAAAAGTATATATTGTTACCTGTTCAAGAGTGGGTCATGTCTTCCGTAAAACATCTCCATATTCATGGCCAGGGGGTGTGGCTAGAATTATCAATCACAACACACAGAGAATTGTAGAAGTTTGGATGGATGAATATAaagatttcttttataaaattaatccAG GTGTTAGAAGTACCAGCTATGGAGATGTGAAAGAAAGACAAAGTATGAGAAAGAGATTACAATGTAAAAGTTTTAGATGGTATCTAGAAAACGTTTACCCTGAGTCACAGTTACCATTAGATTATTTTGCACTGGGAGAG ataagaAATAAAGCAACTAATAAATGTATAGACAGCATGGGAAGAAAAAGTGGTGAAAAAACAGGACTTGTCCACTGTCATAGCCAAGGAGGAAATCAG ATTTTCTCTTATACTAAAAAGAAAGCTTTACAGACTGATGATGTTTGTTTGGATGTGTCAGCCATAGGCGGCCCCGTTAAATTATTTCAGTGTCACGGTTTAGGGGGTAATCAAAAATGGGAATATGATCGACAG
- the LOC143065381 gene encoding polypeptide N-acetylgalactosaminyltransferase 13-like isoform X3: protein MMISNRKLQYCKIILATSLVWFLIDVILLMYYTDCAAMGNSSDCNNKDNTKQHKKEEKGFFEKILPKKPEIKSFEARSIWISPLPEKKQHILRRNPTGPGEMGKAVVIPQDKQAESKEKFKINQFNLLASDMMSLNRSLPDYRMDGCKRKSYPTGLPKTSVVIVFHNEAWSTLLRTVHSIINRSPIEYLEEIILVDDASEREHLGQQLDDYVAKLPVRTYVIRSESRTGLIRARLKGAAASKGKVITFLDAHCECTEGWLEPLLSEIHKDRTAVVCPIIDVISDDTFEYIPGSDMTWGGFNWKLNFRWYPVPQRELDRRGGERSNPTRTPTMAGGLFSIDRDYFYEIGSYDEGMDIWGGENLEMSFRVWMCGGKVYIVTCSRVGHVFRKTSPYSWPGGVARIINHNTQRIVEVWMDEYKDFFYKINPGVRSTSYGDVKERQSMRKRLQCKSFRWYLENVYPESQLPLDYFALGEIRNKATNKCIDSMGRKSGEKTGLVHCHSQGGNQIFSYTKKKALQTDDVCLDVSAIGGPVKLFQCHGLGGNQKWEYDRQTLEVKHVNSKQCLGGKQNDNEPTVGTCDGSQSQKWIIKDMKW from the exons ATGATGATCAGTAACAGAAAACTACAGTATTGTAAAATCATCTTGGCCACATCACTGGTGTGGTTCCTGATAGATGTCATTCTACTCATGTATTACACTGACTGTGCTGCAATGGGAAACTCTAGTGATTGTAATAATAAAGACAatacaaaacaacacaaaaaagaagaaaaaggattttttgaaaaaattctgCCTAAAA AACCAGAAATTAAATCTTTTGAAGCAAGAAGCATTTGGATTTCTCCTTTACCGGAGAAAAAACAAC ATATATTGAGGCGGAACCCAACAGGACCAGGAGAGATGGGTAAAGCTGTGGTTATACCTCAAGATAAGCAGGCAGAATCAAAAGAGAAGTTTAAGATTAATCAGTTTAATTTACTTGCCAGTGACATGATGTCATTAAATAGAAGTTTGCCTGATTATAGAATGGATGG ttGTAAAAGAAAGTCCTATCCTACAGGTTTACCGAAAACAAGTGTAGTAATAGTTTTCCACAATGAGGCTTGGTCAACGTTACTACGTACTGTACACAGTATTATAAACAGATCTCCAATAGAATATTTAGAAGAAATAATACTGGTGGATGATGCCAGTGAAAGAG AGCATTTAGGACAACAGTTAGATGACTATGTAGCAAAATTACCAGTAAGGACTTATGTTATAAGATCAGAATCAAGAACTGGTTTAATAAGAGCCAGATTGAAAG GTGCTGCAGCTTCTAAAGGGAAGGTCATTACTTTTCTGGATGCCCATTGTGAATGTACAGAGGGATGGCTTGAACCACTGCTATCAGAAATACACAAAGATAG AACTGCAGTTGTATGTCCCATAATTGATGTGATCAGTGATGATACATTTGAATACATTCCTGGATCTGATATGACATGGGGAGGGTTTAATTGGAAATTAAATTTCCGCTGGTACCCAGTTCCTCAGAGAGAGTTAGACAGGAGAGGTGGAGAAAGGAGTAACCCAACAAG AACACCTACAATGGCAGGAGGACTATTTTCTATAGACAGAGACTACTTTTATGAGATAGGATCGTATGATGAAGGAATGGACATATGGGGAGGAGAGAATTTAGAAATGTCATTCAGG GTATGGATGTGTGGAGGAAAAGTATATATTGTTACCTGTTCAAGAGTGGGTCATGTCTTCCGTAAAACATCTCCATATTCATGGCCAGGGGGTGTGGCTAGAATTATCAATCACAACACACAGAGAATTGTAGAAGTTTGGATGGATGAATATAaagatttcttttataaaattaatccAG GTGTTAGAAGTACCAGCTATGGAGATGTGAAAGAAAGACAAAGTATGAGAAAGAGATTACAATGTAAAAGTTTTAGATGGTATCTAGAAAACGTTTACCCTGAGTCACAGTTACCATTAGATTATTTTGCACTGGGAGAG ataagaAATAAAGCAACTAATAAATGTATAGACAGCATGGGAAGAAAAAGTGGTGAAAAAACAGGACTTGTCCACTGTCATAGCCAAGGAGGAAATCAG ATTTTCTCTTATACTAAAAAGAAAGCTTTACAGACTGATGATGTTTGTTTGGATGTGTCAGCCATAGGCGGCCCCGTTAAATTATTTCAGTGTCACGGTTTAGGGGGTAATCAAAAATGGGAATATGATCGACAG